The genomic region GTTCACCACACATGATGAACGGGTTGAGAGTTTGATTCGTAAATTCGCTTAATGGAGCCAAGGATGGGCACGACGAAGGCGGAGATGACGTCCCCGCTGACGCCGTAACCCAAAAAGACTACGTGGTGCCCATCTGGCAACCTTGATAAGGGCCTCAACAACAATATGCTGACTCATTTTTGACTCGCCGGCGGTCCGGTCCTTAAAGGTGATGGGGACTTCGAGAATATGGAATCCTGCCAGCCACGTACGAATAGCCATTTCTATTTGAAAGGCATACCCATTTGCTTCAATACGATCCAAGTCGATGTACTCGATCACCTCTCGGCGGTAGAAGCGGAATCCTGCTGTGGGGTCCGCAACTGGTAAGCCGGTCAGAAGGCGGACATACAGGCCACCCATGCGGCTCAGTAGGCGACGCTTTAACGGCCAATTAATTGTCCGTCCACCAGGCACGTAGCGTGACCCAATCACTAGGTCAAAAGCAGTCAGCCCATGTAGGAGCGCGGGGATCACTGCCGGATTATGTGACAAATCAGCATCCATCTCGCCGAAAGCACGATATCCCGCGTGCAGCCCCCACCGGAATCCATCCCGATAGGCAGCCGCCAACCCTTGTTTTGTTGTTCGACGCAAACTAAAAATACGATTCGGATGCGTTGCCGCAAGGTCGTCAACAACGTCCAGCGTGCCATCAGTAGACCCATCATCCACCACCAGCACATCGCACCCCGACGCCAACGCTCCCGTTATAGCTTGAGCGATATTGTCTACTTCATTGAGGGTCGGGATGATGAGGAGAGCACCAGTAGTCATGCAAATCTGCCTTTGCTTGCCGTGTAATGATTAGTTTGCTGCGTCAATCGGACCTTCAGGCGGTGCTGCGGTTGGCAGCGGTGCTGACGGCTGTGGATTAGGTCTATTGGTCGCAGTTGGCCTAGCTGAAGGCTGTGGTGCCGGAGCTGGCGGTTTTGCCGATGGCTTTGTCGTGGGCTTAGGCGAACTTGGTTTCGCCGATGGTTTTGTGGTTGGCTGTGGCGGTGTACTCGGTTGCGGCGGGGCCGTTGGCTGAGGGGCCACAGTTGGTGTTTTACTTGGTTCTGACGGTTTTGCAGATGCTGAGGATGAGGCACTAGCAGACGCGGAAGGTCTTGCAC from Stomatohabitans albus harbors:
- a CDS encoding polyprenol monophosphomannose synthase; the encoded protein is MTTGALLIIPTLNEVDNIAQAITGALASGCDVLVVDDGSTDGTLDVVDDLAATHPNRIFSLRRTTKQGLAAAYRDGFRWGLHAGYRAFGEMDADLSHNPAVIPALLHGLTAFDLVIGSRYVPGGRTINWPLKRRLLSRMGGLYVRLLTGLPVADPTAGFRFYRREVIEYIDLDRIEANGYAFQIEMAIRTWLAGFHILEVPITFKDRTAGESKMSQHIVVEALIKVARWAPRSLFGLRRQRGRHLRLRRAHPWLH